One segment of Saprospiraceae bacterium DNA contains the following:
- a CDS encoding S9 family peptidase codes for MEFTKIPVTYPATRKDTSVTDDYFGTKIKDPYRWLEDDQSDETKDWVQKQNVVTFGYLSQIPYREKIRTRLEQIWNYEKFGTPFKEGGKYYFFKNDGLQNQSVLYVQDNPNSEAKMVLDPNTFSPDGTTSLGELDFSKDGRYLAYSISKGGSDWRTILVKDLQTGLMLPDQIEWVKFSAIAWQGNGFYYTRFPQPTEGAALTAANKFGAVYFHQLGTEQSADKLIYGDRAHPDRSFGAATTDDERFLCVVGWESTSGNTLQFKDLTKDKAAFMPIATTFEKDFAVVDNIEDKLLILTNHDAPNQRLILVNTNNPKQENWETLVPEDTADVLQGAAVCGGKIVCSYLHDASSALRVFDLQGKLLKEVKLPEIGTVGGVSGKKDEQQAFFSFTSFLRPTTIYSLDMNSLEIKVFKAPKLDFNPDAFTTEQVWYASKDGTKVPMFVTRKKNIAFDGSNPTLLYGYGGFNISVTPAFNPSRMALIENNGIYAVANIRGGGEFGEKWHEAGTKCRKQNVFDDFIAAAEFLLEKKYTSSERLAIMGGSNGGLLVGACMTQRPELFKVCFPAVGVLDMLRYHKFTIGYAWATDYGRSDNKEEFPCLVKYSPLHNIKKTAYPATLITTADHDDRVVPAHSFKYAATLQEHQQGDNPTLIRIETSAGHGAGKPTSKLLDEAADILSFMLWNMKMQVIY; via the coding sequence ATGGAATTTACCAAAATACCAGTCACCTATCCCGCCACGCGGAAAGACACGAGCGTGACGGACGATTATTTTGGCACAAAAATCAAAGACCCCTATCGCTGGCTCGAAGACGACCAGAGCGACGAGACGAAGGACTGGGTGCAAAAACAGAACGTCGTCACGTTCGGCTATTTGAGCCAGATTCCTTACCGCGAAAAAATTCGCACGCGGCTGGAGCAAATCTGGAACTACGAAAAATTCGGCACCCCGTTCAAGGAAGGCGGGAAGTACTATTTTTTCAAAAACGATGGCCTTCAAAACCAGAGCGTGCTCTATGTGCAGGACAATCCCAACAGCGAGGCCAAAATGGTGCTCGACCCCAACACGTTTAGCCCCGACGGCACCACGTCGCTGGGCGAGCTCGATTTCTCAAAAGACGGGCGCTATCTCGCTTACAGCATCTCAAAAGGCGGTTCTGACTGGCGCACGATTCTGGTGAAAGACCTGCAAACCGGCCTTATGCTGCCCGACCAAATCGAGTGGGTCAAATTCTCCGCCATCGCTTGGCAGGGCAACGGGTTCTACTACACCCGCTTCCCACAGCCTACCGAAGGCGCCGCGCTCACGGCAGCCAACAAATTTGGCGCGGTCTATTTCCACCAGTTAGGCACCGAGCAAAGCGCCGACAAGCTGATTTACGGCGACAGAGCGCATCCAGACCGCTCGTTTGGCGCCGCCACTACCGACGACGAGCGTTTCCTCTGCGTGGTGGGCTGGGAAAGCACCAGCGGCAACACCCTTCAGTTCAAAGACCTGACAAAAGACAAAGCCGCCTTCATGCCGATAGCGACCACCTTCGAGAAAGATTTCGCGGTGGTGGACAACATCGAGGACAAACTACTGATACTGACCAACCACGACGCTCCCAACCAGCGCCTCATCCTCGTGAACACCAACAACCCCAAACAGGAAAACTGGGAGACCCTTGTGCCGGAAGACACGGCGGACGTGTTGCAAGGCGCGGCAGTCTGCGGCGGCAAAATCGTGTGCAGCTACCTACACGATGCTTCGAGCGCCTTGCGGGTATTCGACTTGCAGGGCAAATTGCTCAAGGAGGTGAAGTTGCCCGAAATCGGCACGGTGGGCGGCGTGAGTGGCAAAAAAGACGAACAGCAGGCATTTTTCAGTTTCACCTCGTTTTTGCGCCCCACCACGATTTATTCGTTGGACATGAATTCTCTGGAAATCAAGGTGTTCAAAGCGCCCAAACTTGATTTCAACCCCGATGCTTTCACCACCGAGCAAGTGTGGTATGCCAGCAAGGATGGCACGAAAGTGCCCATGTTCGTCACCCGCAAGAAAAATATCGCGTTCGACGGCTCCAACCCGACGCTCCTGTATGGCTACGGTGGTTTCAACATTTCCGTGACACCGGCTTTCAATCCGTCGCGCATGGCTTTGATCGAAAACAACGGGATTTACGCGGTGGCCAACATTCGCGGTGGCGGCGAGTTTGGCGAGAAATGGCACGAGGCAGGCACCAAATGCCGCAAGCAAAACGTGTTTGACGATTTCATAGCCGCCGCCGAGTTTTTGCTCGAAAAAAAATACACCTCCAGCGAGCGGCTCGCCATCATGGGCGGCTCCAACGGCGGCCTGCTCGTGGGCGCTTGCATGACCCAACGCCCCGAACTTTTCAAAGTTTGTTTCCCGGCAGTAGGTGTGTTGGATATGCTGCGCTATCACAAGTTTACCATCGGCTATGCTTGGGCGACCGACTATGGCCGCAGCGACAACAAGGAGGAATTCCCCTGCTTGGTCAAATACTCACCGCTTCACAACATCAAAAAAACGGCTTATCCGGCCACGCTCATCACCACTGCCGACCACGACGACCGGGTGGTGCCAGCTCACTCTTTTAAATACGCCGCCACCTTGCAAGAACATCAACAGGGCGACAACCCGACGCTCATCCGAATCGAGACCAGCGCGGGACACGGGGCTGGCAAGCCGACGAGCAAATTGCTCGACGAGGCCGCTGATATTCTGAGTTTTATGCTTTGGAATATGAAAATGCAGGTGATTTATTGA
- a CDS encoding FAD-binding oxidoreductase, whose protein sequence is MQRFDFVVIGGGIFGCYAALYLAKKGARVALLEKESRLFQKASLVNQARLHGGYHYPRSIATAALSDEHKERFTAEHRQFVNFAFEKYYAIDRFGSFTAPLQFERFCQYLHIRCERVPTHPLFNFNRLEALYLTEEYSFDPVLLREFYRSQVENTLGITVFKNTQVHQATPQGHTWLIETLATPSAALGRASLQTPVVINATYAATNAVNRLFGVDDLALTHEISEIAFVASPQFAGKGLTVMDGPFGSIMPYGLSGLLSLSSVAYTHHKISYDNLPRFDCQVADDPRCRPGAPGICTECPRRPDSNAYKMLAQMRQYFSDAVQFEHLFSYFTIKSKLKASYIDDGRPTEISLLRSEPRFYCLFAGKINSIYEVEKIM, encoded by the coding sequence ATGCAACGTTTTGACTTTGTCGTCATCGGGGGGGGCATCTTCGGGTGTTATGCCGCGCTCTATCTCGCCAAAAAGGGAGCGCGTGTGGCATTGTTGGAAAAAGAATCGCGGTTGTTCCAGAAAGCGTCTTTGGTCAATCAAGCAAGGCTGCATGGGGGGTATCATTATCCGCGCAGCATTGCCACGGCGGCGCTGAGCGACGAACACAAGGAGCGTTTCACTGCCGAGCATCGTCAATTCGTCAATTTTGCTTTTGAAAAATACTACGCTATTGACCGGTTTGGCTCCTTCACTGCTCCCTTGCAATTCGAGCGTTTCTGCCAATATCTCCACATCCGTTGCGAGCGCGTGCCTACGCATCCGCTGTTCAATTTCAATCGCTTGGAGGCACTGTACCTGACGGAGGAATACTCGTTCGACCCTGTGTTGCTCCGAGAGTTTTACCGCAGCCAAGTGGAAAACACGCTGGGCATCACCGTTTTTAAAAACACGCAAGTCCACCAAGCCACCCCCCAAGGTCATACATGGCTCATCGAAACCCTCGCTACCCCGTCCGCTGCGCTTGGCCGAGCAAGCCTCCAAACCCCCGTCGTCATCAATGCCACCTATGCCGCCACCAATGCCGTGAATCGGCTTTTTGGCGTGGATGATTTGGCACTGACTCACGAGATTTCGGAAATTGCTTTTGTGGCTTCCCCGCAGTTTGCGGGCAAAGGATTGACGGTGATGGATGGGCCTTTTGGCTCGATTATGCCTTATGGGCTGAGTGGGTTGCTGTCGCTTTCGTCGGTTGCTTACACGCACCACAAAATCAGTTACGACAACTTGCCGCGTTTCGACTGTCAGGTGGCCGACGACCCGCGCTGTCGCCCGGGAGCACCGGGTATTTGCACCGAGTGCCCGCGTCGGCCCGATAGCAATGCGTACAAGATGCTTGCCCAGATGCGGCAGTATTTCAGCGACGCGGTGCAGTTCGAGCATCTGTTCTCTTATTTCACTATCAAGTCGAAATTGAAAGCCAGTTACATTGACGACGGACGGCCGACGGAGATTTCCCTATTGCGCTCCGAGCCTCGTTTTTACTGCTTGTTTGCGGGAAAAATCAACTCGATTTATGAAGTGGAAAAAATCATGTGA
- a CDS encoding glycosyltransferase, whose amino-acid sequence MKILLVSDSKIPITTYDDAERVLWWLGKALVKMGHKVVFLAKKDSKCPFAEVLPYDEKKPLDEQIPADTDLVHFHCEPLSPISKPWLATFHGNASEPRAFDRNTVFVSAKHAWLHGGTEYVHHGIDFEEYGSPEMGNHRMFFHFLGNAAWRSKNVRGAIDIASKVGARLHVVGGTRVNFRKGLRITLSPNVRFHGVLNPEGRNALLNSSKGLIFPAIWHEPFGLAVAESLYFGCPVFGTPYGALPELLGKKIHLDNGRKPHSGNGVVEAFYCDFGCLSVKKSELVEAVRHAETFDRAKCHEYAREHFSAARMAQDYLVLYERVLNGAPIHPEPPTSMEVPGDMFLPFGD is encoded by the coding sequence ATGAAAATTCTCTTGGTTAGCGATAGCAAAATCCCAATAACTACTTACGATGATGCGGAGCGCGTGCTTTGGTGGTTGGGCAAAGCCTTAGTGAAAATGGGGCACAAAGTGGTTTTTTTAGCCAAAAAAGACTCAAAATGCCCGTTTGCGGAAGTGTTGCCTTACGACGAAAAAAAACCGCTCGACGAGCAGATTCCCGCCGATACCGACCTTGTTCACTTTCACTGTGAGCCGCTGTCGCCTATCTCAAAACCTTGGCTCGCCACCTTTCACGGCAATGCCTCAGAACCACGCGCCTTCGACCGCAACACGGTGTTCGTGTCGGCCAAACACGCATGGCTTCACGGTGGCACCGAATATGTGCATCACGGGATTGATTTCGAGGAATACGGCTCGCCCGAAATGGGCAATCACCGAATGTTTTTTCACTTCCTCGGCAACGCGGCATGGCGCAGCAAAAACGTGCGCGGCGCTATTGACATCGCGTCGAAAGTGGGGGCGAGGTTGCACGTCGTGGGCGGCACGAGGGTCAACTTTCGCAAGGGCCTGCGCATCACGCTCAGTCCCAACGTCCGATTTCATGGCGTGCTCAATCCTGAGGGGCGCAATGCCCTTCTCAACAGCTCGAAGGGGCTGATTTTCCCGGCCATCTGGCACGAGCCTTTTGGGCTGGCGGTGGCGGAAAGCCTCTATTTCGGCTGCCCGGTGTTTGGCACTCCCTACGGCGCGTTGCCCGAACTCTTGGGCAAAAAAATTCACCTCGACAATGGTCGAAAGCCCCATAGTGGCAACGGCGTGGTGGAGGCTTTTTACTGCGATTTTGGGTGCCTATCCGTAAAAAAATCCGAGTTGGTGGAAGCGGTGCGTCACGCCGAGACATTTGACCGAGCCAAATGCCACGAATATGCCCGCGAGCATTTCTCCGCGGCCCGCATGGCGCAGGACTATCTCGTGCTGTACGAGCGCGTGCTCAATGGGGCCCCGATTCACCCCGAACCACCTACGAGCATGGAAGTGCCGGGGGATATGTTTCTCCCTTTCGGAGATTAG
- a CDS encoding bifunctional folylpolyglutamate synthase/dihydrofolate synthase has translation MTYRKTLDFLYAQLPMYHRVGAAAFKKDLTNTLALCEHLGNPHRAFKSIHVGGTNGKGSVSHLLAAVCQAAGLKTGLYISPHYKDFRERIKVDGHYIARQEVADFVANHREAIERIQPSFFELCVAMAFDHFARQRVDVAIIEVGLGGRLDSTNVIEPLLSVITNISYDHQNMLGDTLPQIAFEKAGIIKPRVPVVVGETHPESAPVFLKKAAETESPIIFADQHFLAVEKRSDAWGHSFYDVFKDEKLYLENLEMQAAGPFQSRNLATAIQAVEVLSREALPLHLHHLREGLRHVREFTRFMGRWQIIGTRPTILCDSAHNEAGLRLAFEKITEDTTPRRLHIVTGFVNDKDVDKALRCFPREAGYYFAKANIPRGLDAQMLRARAAAHGLHGSAYSSVKNALKAAKRAAAPEDMIVVIGSIFVVAEVL, from the coding sequence ATGACGTACCGCAAAACGCTCGACTTCCTCTACGCGCAGCTGCCCATGTATCACCGCGTCGGTGCGGCAGCTTTCAAAAAAGATTTGACGAACACCCTCGCATTGTGCGAGCATTTGGGCAACCCACACCGGGCCTTCAAGAGCATCCATGTGGGCGGCACCAATGGAAAAGGCTCGGTGAGCCACCTTTTGGCCGCCGTGTGCCAAGCCGCCGGCCTGAAAACAGGGCTTTACATCAGCCCACACTACAAGGATTTCAGGGAAAGAATCAAAGTCGATGGCCACTACATCGCCCGGCAAGAAGTGGCGGATTTCGTGGCCAACCACCGCGAAGCTATCGAGCGCATCCAACCCTCTTTTTTCGAGCTCTGCGTCGCCATGGCGTTCGACCACTTTGCCCGCCAACGGGTAGATGTGGCCATCATAGAGGTAGGGCTTGGGGGGCGCTTGGACAGCACCAACGTCATAGAGCCGCTGTTGAGCGTGATTACCAACATCAGCTACGACCACCAGAATATGCTCGGCGACACGCTGCCACAAATCGCCTTTGAAAAGGCAGGCATCATCAAGCCTCGCGTTCCCGTCGTCGTGGGGGAGACACACCCGGAGTCCGCCCCTGTTTTTTTGAAAAAAGCCGCCGAGACGGAATCCCCCATCATTTTTGCCGACCAACATTTTCTGGCGGTGGAAAAAAGAAGCGACGCCTGGGGGCATTCCTTCTACGATGTTTTTAAAGACGAAAAACTATACCTCGAAAACTTGGAGATGCAGGCCGCAGGGCCATTTCAGTCGCGCAATCTGGCCACCGCCATTCAAGCTGTGGAAGTGCTGAGCCGCGAGGCGCTACCCCTGCATCTCCATCATCTGCGCGAGGGGTTGCGGCACGTCAGGGAATTTACCCGCTTCATGGGGCGCTGGCAAATCATCGGCACGCGCCCCACCATCCTGTGCGATAGCGCCCACAACGAGGCGGGTCTTCGGCTGGCATTTGAGAAAATCACCGAAGATACCACGCCGCGCCGATTGCACATCGTCACGGGGTTTGTGAATGACAAAGACGTGGACAAGGCGCTGAGGTGTTTTCCCCGCGAGGCTGGTTATTATTTTGCGAAAGCCAACATACCTCGCGGCTTGGACGCGCAAATGCTGCGCGCACGGGCTGCCGCGCACGGGCTGCACGGCAGCGCCTATTCCTCCGTAAAAAACGCTTTGAAAGCCGCCAAACGCGCTGCCGCGCCGGAGGATATGATTGTGGTCATAGGAAGCATTTTCGTGGTGGCGGAAGTGTTGTAG
- a CDS encoding replication-associated recombination protein A — MTPLAERMRPLTLAEFVGQEHLVGEGAVLRQAIERGKIPSFILWGPPGVGKTTLAQLVAKLLNKPFFQLSAINAGVKDIREAIESADKQNLFQQRGAILFIDEIHRFSKSQQDALLGAVEKGIVTLIGATTENPSFEVIPALLSRCQVYVMQHLTKDELIGLVNRALARDESLKNQHIEIEEYDALLLYSGGDARRLLNALELIANYRPAGDAPFRITNEMVRELIQQNAALYDKTGEQHYDIISAFIKSMRGSDPNAAVYWLARMLDGGEDIEFIARRMVILAAEDVGLANPNALLLATTTMDAIRMIGMPEARIILSQCAIYLATSPKSNSAYLAIEKAAGVVRQTGSLPVPLHLRNAPTKLMKELNYGSGYQYAHDFEGNFVQQDNLPEAIDGTILYEPGQNPTEERTRAKLKADWKGKYGY; from the coding sequence ATGACACCACTCGCTGAACGGATGCGCCCCCTGACCCTCGCCGAATTCGTTGGCCAAGAACACCTTGTGGGCGAAGGGGCAGTGTTGCGGCAAGCCATCGAGCGTGGCAAAATCCCCTCTTTCATCCTTTGGGGGCCACCCGGCGTGGGCAAAACGACATTGGCGCAACTGGTAGCCAAATTGCTCAACAAGCCCTTTTTTCAGCTATCGGCCATCAATGCTGGCGTGAAGGATATCCGCGAAGCCATCGAGAGTGCCGACAAGCAGAATTTGTTCCAACAAAGAGGCGCGATACTGTTCATTGACGAAATCCACCGGTTCTCCAAGAGTCAGCAGGATGCGCTGCTCGGCGCGGTGGAAAAAGGCATCGTGACCCTCATCGGTGCCACCACCGAGAACCCATCCTTTGAGGTCATCCCCGCGCTGCTGTCGCGCTGTCAGGTGTATGTCATGCAGCACCTGACCAAAGACGAGCTCATCGGCTTGGTGAATCGGGCGCTCGCACGCGACGAGTCTTTGAAAAACCAACACATCGAAATCGAGGAATACGACGCGCTCTTGCTCTATTCGGGCGGCGATGCCCGCAGACTGCTCAATGCACTCGAACTAATCGCCAACTATCGCCCCGCAGGAGATGCCCCATTCCGCATCACGAACGAAATGGTGCGCGAACTCATCCAACAGAACGCCGCACTCTACGACAAGACGGGCGAGCAACACTACGACATCATCTCTGCCTTCATCAAAAGTATGCGCGGCAGCGACCCCAACGCCGCGGTATATTGGTTGGCGCGAATGTTGGACGGCGGCGAAGACATCGAGTTCATCGCACGGCGCATGGTCATCCTCGCCGCTGAAGACGTGGGCCTCGCCAACCCAAACGCCTTGTTGCTTGCCACCACCACCATGGATGCGATTCGCATGATTGGGATGCCCGAGGCACGCATCATTCTCTCCCAATGCGCCATCTACCTCGCCACCTCTCCCAAGAGCAACTCGGCTTACCTCGCCATCGAAAAAGCGGCTGGAGTGGTGCGACAAACGGGCAGCTTGCCCGTGCCGCTTCACCTGCGCAACGCGCCGACAAAACTGATGAAAGAACTCAACTACGGCTCCGGCTATCAATACGCGCACGACTTTGAGGGCAACTTTGTGCAGCAGGACAACCTGCCAGAAGCAATAGACGGAACCATCCTCTATGAGCCGGGGCAAAACCCCACCGAGGAGCGGACACGAGCAAAACTGAAAGCAGATTGGAAAGGAAAGTATGGGTATTAG
- the rsgA gene encoding ribosome small subunit-dependent GTPase A translates to MQTGTVIKSTGSWYNVRMDETREVLQCRIVGKFRLDDVPLTNPVAVGDRVEVLPEGSGQGLIKTILPRRNYVVRQSPRRKHDLHLLAANIDQAVLITTIVQPTLKPGFIDRFLVMTERDEIPVTIVFNKADLYDEAAMETFGEMKEVYEKIGYGILLTSVPQGIGLEHFKHLLKDKTTLMSGQSGVGKSSLVNAIQPHLQLRTGDISDYSGKGQHTTTFAEMFDLDFGGALIDTPGIKTLAFNDKDKANIAHSFREFFALSEHCKFGGACLHRNEPGCAVHEALRQGEVSELRYLNYLGLLDEVEEQNYWERQKTF, encoded by the coding sequence ATGCAAACCGGAACCGTCATAAAATCCACTGGCAGCTGGTACAACGTCCGAATGGACGAGACCCGCGAAGTGCTGCAATGTCGCATCGTCGGCAAATTCCGCCTCGACGATGTGCCTCTCACTAACCCCGTCGCCGTCGGCGACCGCGTGGAGGTGCTGCCTGAAGGCTCTGGACAAGGGCTGATAAAAACCATCCTTCCGCGCCGCAACTATGTGGTGCGCCAATCGCCACGCCGCAAACACGACCTGCATCTGCTGGCGGCCAACATAGACCAAGCCGTGCTCATCACCACCATCGTGCAGCCTACCCTCAAACCGGGCTTCATTGACCGTTTCCTCGTGATGACCGAACGCGACGAAATCCCCGTCACCATCGTGTTCAACAAAGCCGATTTGTACGACGAAGCCGCTATGGAAACCTTCGGCGAAATGAAGGAAGTGTATGAAAAAATCGGCTACGGCATCCTGCTGACCTCAGTGCCGCAGGGCATTGGGCTAGAGCACTTCAAACATCTGTTGAAAGACAAAACCACGCTCATGAGCGGACAATCGGGTGTGGGCAAGAGCAGCCTTGTGAACGCCATTCAGCCCCATCTCCAACTCCGCACGGGCGACATCAGCGATTACTCCGGCAAAGGCCAACACACCACGACGTTCGCCGAAATGTTCGACCTCGACTTTGGCGGCGCTCTCATTGACACGCCCGGCATCAAAACACTGGCCTTCAACGACAAAGACAAGGCTAACATCGCCCACAGCTTCCGCGAGTTTTTTGCCCTGTCCGAGCACTGCAAGTTTGGCGGCGCTTGCCTACATCGCAACGAGCCGGGCTGCGCCGTGCATGAGGCACTGCGCCAAGGCGAGGTGAGCGAACTGCGCTACCTGAATTATTTGGGCTTGCTCGACGAGGTGGAAGAGCAAAACTACTGGGAAAGACAAAAGACTTTTTGA
- a CDS encoding zinc carboxypeptidase, with amino-acid sequence MEKLAALRLSAAILLLGFVASCCPVFAQNGPSLGYYLPKANYNPAIPTPASYLGWEPGEWHVSHDQLVGYMRELARTSERVALQEYGRSHEGRPLLCLFITDASNHARLEEIKTVRGQLADPSQSGKLDAKSLPAVNYMGYSIHGNEASGSNAALLVAYHLAAAQSTEVEQLLLNTVILLDPCFNPDGLQRFSSWVNSRRSLHGSADPAGDEFNEPWPRGRYNHYWFDLNRDWLVAQQPESGGRVALFQAWRPNVLTDHHEMGSNATFFFQPGIPSRVHPLTPDKNQELTAKIATYHARLLSEHRVLFYTKESFDDFYYGKGSTYPDVQGSIGILFEQASSRGSAQETDNGLLTFPYSIKNQVLASLSTLKAVGEMRVELNEYLRDFYKTAIEAARKDEVKGYLFADNRDLPGRELLNLLMRHRIEVRNLAGKAVVEGRAYEAGNAFWVPCEQAQYRLVKAIFERRTNFQDSVFYDISAWTLPDAFGVDWAAVKSKDFDPRWVSQQAGVGLTSRYGVSRMATPAYAYVVGAVGYELPMVLSQLLKEGIRVKVAMKPFEVGGRRFAAGSLVVPAEKQPLDEDSLLRRMNELGSVLPVFPVANGMASDGPDLGSSNFPAVRQPKVLMLTGEGITPESAGEIWHLLDTRYALPVTMVNTERFSELNLLKYNVVILPSGTYSKGVFSDKIREFASNGGTVVAVGGALRWLKSAGLVGLEFRNATYDQPARRPYDMVGDDRGARRMAGSIFEAELDLTHPVCFGYESPRLPMFLSDTLFVETTKNPYATPAVFTANPLLAGYIHPKQQPLVAQSAAVTVGSLGRGRVVCFAGNPNFRAFWYGTNRMFANAIFFGNLVSGEAAERK; translated from the coding sequence ATGGAAAAACTTGCTGCTCTGCGGCTTTCTGCTGCCATTCTGCTGTTGGGTTTTGTGGCTTCATGCTGCCCGGTTTTTGCCCAAAACGGCCCTTCTCTTGGCTATTATTTGCCTAAGGCAAACTACAACCCCGCTATTCCAACCCCGGCGTCCTACCTCGGATGGGAACCGGGTGAGTGGCACGTCAGCCACGACCAATTGGTTGGCTATATGCGCGAATTGGCCAGAACGAGCGAGCGCGTGGCCTTGCAAGAATATGGGCGTTCGCACGAAGGGCGGCCTCTGCTGTGTCTTTTCATCACGGATGCCAGCAATCACGCTCGATTGGAGGAAATCAAAACGGTGCGCGGTCAATTGGCCGACCCTTCTCAGAGCGGGAAATTGGATGCGAAAAGCTTGCCGGCGGTGAATTACATGGGCTACTCCATTCATGGCAACGAGGCCAGCGGCAGCAATGCCGCCTTGCTTGTGGCCTACCACCTCGCCGCGGCGCAAAGCACGGAAGTGGAACAATTGCTGCTCAACACGGTCATCCTACTCGACCCCTGCTTCAATCCCGATGGCTTGCAGCGGTTCTCCTCTTGGGTCAACAGCCGACGCAGTTTGCATGGCTCTGCCGACCCAGCAGGCGACGAATTCAACGAACCCTGGCCGCGTGGACGCTACAACCATTACTGGTTCGACCTCAATCGCGACTGGCTCGTGGCCCAACAGCCCGAAAGTGGCGGGCGTGTGGCGCTCTTCCAAGCATGGCGCCCCAATGTGCTGACCGACCACCACGAAATGGGCAGTAACGCCACTTTCTTTTTCCAGCCCGGCATCCCCTCCCGCGTCCATCCGCTCACGCCCGACAAAAATCAGGAGCTGACCGCCAAAATAGCGACCTACCACGCGCGGCTTCTTTCAGAGCATCGGGTGCTGTTTTACACCAAGGAAAGCTTCGACGATTTCTACTATGGAAAGGGTTCTACCTATCCCGACGTGCAGGGCAGCATCGGCATTTTGTTCGAACAGGCCAGCAGCCGAGGCAGTGCGCAAGAAACCGACAATGGCTTGCTGACTTTTCCTTATTCCATCAAAAACCAAGTATTGGCCTCTCTTTCCACTTTGAAGGCTGTGGGTGAGATGCGTGTCGAATTGAACGAATACCTCCGCGATTTTTACAAAACAGCCATCGAGGCGGCGCGGAAGGACGAGGTGAAAGGGTATCTATTTGCCGACAACCGCGACTTGCCGGGGCGCGAGCTGCTCAACCTGCTGATGCGCCACCGAATAGAGGTGCGCAACTTGGCAGGAAAAGCAGTGGTAGAGGGGCGCGCTTACGAGGCAGGCAACGCTTTCTGGGTGCCGTGCGAACAAGCACAGTATCGCCTCGTGAAAGCCATTTTTGAGCGGCGCACCAACTTTCAGGACAGTGTTTTCTACGACATATCGGCTTGGACGCTGCCCGATGCCTTCGGCGTGGATTGGGCGGCGGTGAAGAGCAAGGATTTTGACCCGCGTTGGGTGAGCCAACAAGCGGGGGTGGGTCTGACCTCGCGCTATGGGGTTTCGCGCATGGCCACGCCTGCTTATGCCTACGTCGTGGGAGCGGTGGGCTACGAATTGCCGATGGTGTTGAGTCAATTGCTCAAGGAGGGCATTCGGGTGAAAGTGGCCATGAAGCCTTTCGAGGTGGGCGGACGGCGTTTCGCTGCTGGCAGCCTTGTGGTGCCGGCGGAGAAACAACCGCTCGACGAGGACTCGCTTCTTCGACGCATGAACGAGCTCGGCAGCGTGCTACCCGTTTTCCCCGTCGCCAACGGCATGGCCTCAGATGGCCCCGATTTGGGCAGCAGCAATTTCCCTGCGGTGCGTCAGCCCAAGGTGCTGATGTTGACTGGCGAAGGCATCACTCCCGAGTCGGCTGGGGAGATTTGGCATCTGCTCGACACCCGCTACGCCCTGCCGGTCACTATGGTGAACACGGAGCGTTTTTCAGAACTCAACCTGTTGAAATACAACGTCGTGATACTGCCCAGCGGCACTTACAGCAAAGGCGTTTTTTCCGATAAAATCCGCGAGTTTGCCAGCAATGGCGGCACGGTGGTAGCGGTAGGGGGAGCATTGCGGTGGCTCAAAAGCGCCGGTCTTGTGGGGCTTGAATTCCGCAACGCCACTTACGACCAACCCGCTCGCCGCCCATACGATATGGTGGGCGACGACCGGGGCGCACGGCGCATGGCAGGCTCTATTTTTGAGGCGGAACTTGACTTGACGCATCCCGTATGCTTCGGCTACGAAAGCCCGCGATTGCCCATGTTCCTGAGCGACACGCTTTTCGTCGAGACCACCAAAAACCCCTACGCCACCCCCGCCGTATTTACCGCCAACCCTTTGCTGGCAGGGTACATACATCCCAAACAGCAGCCCTTGGTGGCCCAGTCGGCGGCGGTCACGGTGGGGAGTCTCGGCAGAGGGCGCGTGGTGTGCTTTGCGGGGAATCCGAATTTCCGCGCTTTTTGGTACGGTACCAACCGGATGTTTGCCAATGCTATTTTTTTCGGAAACCTGGTGAGCGGCGAGGCGGCTGAACGGAAATAA